A stretch of DNA from Augochlora pura isolate Apur16 chromosome 8, APUR_v2.2.1, whole genome shotgun sequence:
ACCACCAGTGGCACTCCCCGTAAAACATTGCTGAGTCAACAGAGGCCACCGAGCCCAGAACCGCTATGGCTACAAAATAGGGAATTGCCAGCATTGGTCTTACCTAAATCTTCGGACGACCTACTAGTCCCTAAGGAATATGTTATGCCATCTTTATCGATCTACGAAGTGTTAAGACACTTTCGTACACTGGTACGCTTATCGGCCTTTAGGTTTGAGGATTTCTGTGCTGCCCTTATTTGCGAAGATCAAACCAACTTACTGGCAGAGATACATACCATGCTAATCAAAGCTCTTCTTAGGGAAGAGGATTCTCAGCAGACACACTTTGGTCCCCTTGATCAGAAAGACTCTGTAAACGTTAGTTTGTATTTCGTGGATCCTATGTCTTGGCCAGAAGTGCTACGTTCTTATGTAGAAAGCGACAAGTgttttgatgaaaatattctacaaattttaTCGACTTGCGAATATCCATTCACTTCGATCGAGGACAGAATCAAAGTGCTGCAATTTTTAACAGATCAGTTCTTAATCACAAATCCTGTAAGAGAAGATCTGCTACATGaaggtatattttatacaatatttcatgtatttcatttaatacaaatgCTTTATTAATTCAGCAGGAAAAATGAATGTGTCCATGCTGtagagtttattatttttcttcctctttaacaaatttttctttcttcacactaaatttgtttttataggAAATATGCATTATGATGATCACTGCAGAGTTTGCCACCGTTTGGGAGATTTGTTATGTTGTGAAACCTGCCCAGCTGTTTTTCATTTAGAATGCGTTGAACCTCCATTAGTTGATGTTCCTACAGAAGATTGGCAATGTAGTACATGTAAAGCTCATAAAGTAACTGGTGTTGCGGATTGTATACCCGATGTTGAGAAGAATGGTTCACTATGTCGTCAGGAGCATTTAGGATTTGATAGGCATGGCAGAAAATATTGGTTTCTTGCTAGAAGAGTTTTTGTGTAAGTCACAACTGATTGAAAAGTTTTGGTATATCGCACAAATATTCTTTCTGtgttaatattgtaatcgTCATATTTATTGTAGTGAAAGCGATGATGGTGAAGTTTGGTATTATAGCACACCTTTACAATTGGACGAATTATTACTTACATTAGATCGTACTGAAATGGAAGTTGCACTGTATCGTGAATTATCAGACTATAAAGATGAAATTGTACGACAAATGGAACTCACAGAATCAATTACTAATCAGTTCAAGGGTAACAAGAAGTCGTATTTAGAAGTAGAAAATAGTAAGTTCAcgtctatttctttttatatgtatgtttCCATGAATTAAAAGGGAAAATTCAACATCTCGATTCTTTTAGGTctcatattaaaattgcaaaaagaaCGACAGGAAAAGcaagagaaggaaaaagaagataaaaaagaaaagcaaagaCAAGAAGCTGAGGATATGGTACGCAGAATACACGAGGGTTCTGACTCTCTTGAGGCACAGCTTGCAGCTGTAACAGATCAGCAAGACTCAAAGTCAGCTGAAGAGTCGTCTACGAAAGAAAATGCTCCTGAGATGGTTGCAGAAAATGTAGAAGTAGATAGTGTAGATACTGATTTAGATACagctaataaaaatgtaaagacATCTACTTCATCGTCTGAAGAAATCGATGAAGAGGCTTTGGACGGAGAAGACGGTATCTCGAAGATCGGCAAAGATGGTAAGTTGTACAATTTCATGtgtttgttaaacaattatttcattacttgACGAGTTTATTAAACTACAGGTAAGAAACATACGATTGTAACAAGATCAAAGACGGGGTCGTTGCAGCCTAGAACATTTAACATGGACGATTTAAAGAGACGTCCCGGTACACAAATATCGAAAgaagaattagaaaagttaGACAAAAGTTTAAAAGAAGAGGGAGATGGTACACGGCTAACAAGGCAGAAAGCTCACCAAATAGCTTCTGGTACTCACCTATTCAAGTTGGGAATGGACAACAATTTTAAGTCGTATGTGAATCAGTACAGCACCAATCCTATTGCTCTGAACAAAGCACAGCGCAATGAGGAACGCGACAAAAAGAGACACTTGTCACACAAATTCTCGCTCACTCAGGCGTCCGAGTTCAAATGGGTGGGAAGTTTGACTGGAACCCGGGCTCTTCTAGTTAGTACCCTCCGTCAAACGATCCTCCAACTTGAAAGCAGCATTCAAGCACCATACATGCACACCAATTGGCCTCTTCTCCGTAAACCTTGGACCACAGCAGTGGGTGCATGCATAAATCCAAGAGACTTTGCGCGAGCTCTTATTGTATTGCAGGCATGCATCAAGTCAGTGGTATTTGCTAGTGTATGGCACGATCAACTTGGACACGTGAAGTTGCAAAGAGTAACGGCTCtcgaaagagaagagaaaaagcgTCAAGATAAGAAAGacaagaaggagagagaggatgaaGAAGAACGGAatcgtttgtttaattttgtaaaatacacATTGGGCTTGAAACATCAAGTGTGGAAGCAGAAAGGGGAAGAATATAGAATCCATGGACAAGGTGGTTGGTTATGGGTATCTGCTAGTCGTCGCTACAAGCTCTCTGATATGACGAAGTTAGGTCTACGAACGGGTCCACAAAAAGTCATGGTGCAAATAAGAGATCAAGAGGGATTGAAGATATTAGCTTTGGATCCTCCCACGTATGATTTTTTGATTAAGGAATATTGTCCAGCAAAGAGGGAAGAGAACGCAGAAGTAGAGGTGAAGAAGGAGATCAAAGAGGAAGAATCCTCCAAAGATGCTATGGACGTATCGGTAAAGCAAGAATGCAAAGCAGAAAATGTGAAGTCTGAACCATCTGAGGACAAGAAGAATGCAGACACAGCTACAAAGATAGATGGGACAGATTCCAAATCAGTTAAACAAGAatcaaaaatgaatttgtcaTGTACGTATTATAAACAGATTTTAGTTTCGTGCATAGaccttttattaataatatattttattttagttttagcaggtataaaaatcgagaagGTTTTCACCCCGATTAAAGAATTCGAGGAAATCGACATCACTAAAGCACTAACTACTAACGGGAGACTCCACTATccaaaaattgcgaaaaaaaCTAGAATTGACGATTTTCTAGCGCGTAGAACACATTTGAAACTTTTGGAGGAAAGGAGATTATTACAGACTGTGAGTAAATATAATGTTGACAGCAGGGACTATCGAAGCTCAAGCATCTAgttacgttttattatttcttcttgaATTAATGTGTAATTGTTTTTTCAGGAAAAATCAAAAGAGCAGCAGAATCAATCTGCGGGTCAAAAGACTGATGGAGAATCCGAAGtagatattgaaaataatgacgAAAGCGATACAGATGGTGGTGAGCATACTTTGCAAAGTATACTCACTGGAAAGCAGCCTAGTAAAACGATGTCAACGTCGGCCAGGGAGATGCTGGCTGTAATAGGAAAGCGTATTCAGCATGACAAAGCGCAGTATGCAAATATCATGAGACTCACCAAGAATACGAGTTGTTATTCGCGATATTGCAATATGACGACGCCACCTGGGAAGATCGGCAGTACAACGCAGAGTTTAACGTCTACATGTTATTCCCCTATATGTCTTCAGAAGGCCAGATTAAAGCGCGATCTTATTGCACTGTTAAGAAAGGCCAATGCTTTGAACAACAATCAGTCGCCAGCCGCTTTGGTGGCTAATACAACCACCGCGCAAGCACAACAAGGTGcaattaaaacagaaactaGCGATGAGAGCAAAGAAGCAATTAAAAAGGATTTGGAATCCGCGGTGGCGATGGCAACGCATTGTAAGGAAGAAACACCAGCTACCAATGTAATCCGAGATATAGCTTCACCGCCTgccaagaaaataaaagtcgaaCCTAATCAGAAAGCTGACAACGACGCGAGTTCAGAAAACGTAGATGTGGTGACAACTACAACGAGTAGTGTAGTCACCACTACTACGGTAACTACAACACAGCAAACTGTAAAGACTGTAGACGGTGTAGTACAGAGTATGAAGGAAAACACAACTTCTAAAAATTCGGTTTCCTTTTCATCCGAAGTTAAAACTAGGTAATGAACATAATCTTCCGGTTTTTCTTTGTTACACAAGCGTGtagatattgaatttaatttgacaaTATTGTAATGTTGATAGCACGGGCCAGAAGACTACGATTGTAAATCGAAGAGGCAGAACTGTACACAGGAGTACTGTTGCCAAAGAGTTGAATGCAGATGGCACAGAAAGAGTTTACAGTGCTGTTTCAACCGAAGGAAAGATTTACTTGAAGAAAGTTTCAATTTCTTTAGCtgatagaaaaaagaaacgtacCCCTGTCAAGTATCCGCTGTGTTCCACATTTTGCACAAAGAATAAGCATCGTAGTATATTATTGCTTCCGCAACACGAGTTACGAAAATTGGCTAGAGTCGGTGGACGAATGCCAGTTCATGGATTCCATCATGTGGCTAaggtatatttcatttcattactTTCAGTAATAGGAAAATTCGTGTACATGGCTAACACAGGTTTTATTACAGGCAAACATGTCTGTTTGGCCATATCCTTGTCCCAGACCACTTTTTAAAACTTGTTGGTTGTATCGAACAGTGGGAATAAAATCACTGTCCGCGGCAGCCCttcaattaagaatattatggGCATGTCTTCGATGGGATGACATGGCCACAAAGCCATTGTCCACGGATGGTAAACATCAGATCACAACAGACACAGAAATCATGTCGTTGGAAATACTCAAGCATCGTCACGTTGGACAATTTCTTGATAAAGCACAGTACTTACGCAGGAAGGTTGTTATACCTCTGGAATTGCCCAAACAAGTCAGAGGTTTGTATAATTAGTAAATCGATGATATTACTACGATctcgatataaatttttacattttacagaGGTAACGTCCATAAGAAGCGGTctcagaaaaagaaaacgaccAGAATCGCCACAAAGCACAGAGCCACAAGTTACAGAAGAGTGGGTTGATGAAGATAAATTAGAATTGTGGGAAATTAAACAGTATGGTGACAGGTATGGTAacatataataactaaaaatttcaattaacttttaaaactattttcacaTTAATTACTTCTTTGTAATACGTTTTCTAAATTACtcagtaataataaagtttaacaCGTTGGCTGCCAATTCAGCGACCACTTAAATTAGATAACATCGAAGCAGTGACATGGCAATCAGCGTGATAGTACAAATTAGATTCAGCACCTGACATTTTTACCTGATAAAATCACTCGATGACTGACCTATCCCTGTTTAACACCATCTGATACTAACCCTCCGCTTGATGTGTGTCCTCTCCAGGTTAGAGAAGGCTAATGCCCAGATTATTACTAGGAGTCGATCGGGTCAGCCACAATCTGCAGGTGCTGGTTCTAACAGAAATGCAGGATCGACCGCAGGGTTGGGTGATCAACTCGTTAGTGGTAAAGCAACACCGGAGGAGATTAAGGAGAAAATGGAACAACAGTTACGTATGCAGAGAGCTGCCCATCAACAGAAGAGAGCTTTGGAAACCCTGAAGAGTCCTGCTAACTCAACGCCCACGCAACTTGTTAAAGTTACTACCAACTCTTCTCATGGTAagagtcatttttattaattcaatttacaaaTACAACGTTGATGaacttgtaaaattataattatttgacatTTATCACAGATGGCACAGTGAAACTAGTTTCAAAGGTTGCAATACCAGCTAATCCAAATAGTGGAACAAAATCTCAATTGACTTCTCTTCTGACAACACCTACGCAAAACAAGACGTTTATCGGAACGAGGCGcatttatatgacaaaatgtaaatattagtaaatactagtatatttacaagaaacttattttaagtatatatttattcaatgttcTATTTCTATCGTCAATAGCGGCAGATGGAACGACAAAAGTTGTTTCCGGACCTACAAGCATTTTGCCCAAGACACAATTGCAAACTGGAAATCAACAGTCGTTGATCAAACTTTCTGGGCAAGCAGGTACTgttttagtttaatattataaaaaaaaaataatctttatttgaCTAATTTCTCGTTTACCATGAAATAGCTCCTGTGCAACAAATTCAACAAAAAGTACAGATTTTAAGAGGACCGGACGGTAAACTCCAAGTTCGTGGTTTAATGCCTGGACAGCAATTGGTACAAATGCCTGATGGAAAATTGCATGTGTTGAACACTGGTCAAGCAATTACAACTGCCCCAGCACAAACTGCTGCAAATAGCTCAACAACACCGGTAATATTTGGTGtagtaagaaaatattaaactattaaaataacttattacattataaaatgtgttttcaGGTGAAATCCGCTACTACAACAAATGCAACTAAAGCAGCTGCAACGACAAACGCTACAGCTGGCAAAACTAGTCCAACTAAAGCAGCAGCGAATGCAACGCAACAAGCACAGGCGGCGCAACAACCACAAACGCCATCTCAACAGGCTGTGCAACGTCCTGCAACGACTGTGGCGATCGCAACACCTACGACAGCAACAAAAAACGCTATTGTAGTAGCTAACACTGGCCAACTTGTCCAGGGTGCACAAGTATGTTGTAAATTCGATGCCTTCACAAACTGTGAATTACAATTGCGCTTTgcacaaatattaaaacgttaTTAATGCGCAGGTTCTATCTACTAGTGGGCAGGTAATCAGTGGAAATCAAATAGTAGTCACTAATGCGAATCTAGCTCAGCAACTTGCAACGGGCAAAGCTCAATTAACGACAATCGGTGGACATCAAGTAGTGATTCGCAGTACACCTACGGGCAATCAAATTGTGCATTTAAATTCAGCGAATAGTAGcattatagttaaaaatactattacacCAAATAAGCAACAAGGtttgttcttttaaattaacataaacaATTTAGTAAGAGACTTtctgagaaattattatttaatatcgactTTTTTTGTGTTCAGTTCCTGCGTTACAAACTGCTCAAACAACGACAGCAACAACGACGGGAACACAATCTACGGAAACAACAAATACTGCTGTCAGCAGCAACGCGACTACAAATGCAAGTGTGACTAATACGACCACATCTAATCAAACTTCTACTGCTCCAGCACCTGGTAGCGTGGAGGCGTCTTTATTAGCTGGTCAACCACCTGGGACTGTCATCAAGTGCGTTACAGCACAAGTAATTCAAACTACTCAAGGTCCTCGTATAGTCTTACAGGGATTACAAGGTGCAGACTTTACACCGCAGCAACTTGCGATGGTGCAACAGCAAGTCAAGCAACAACTGCTCAAAggttcaatattaaatatattgtatacatgtTTAATATGATATGATTTTAACAATCCACAATTCTGTTCAGCTCAAGCTACTACCGGAAAACAAGGTGTACTAGGGCctactaaaatttatttggctGTTCAACCAGCGCCGAACAGCCAACAAGCTATTCAAAGCTCTCAAAGCTCAACAACAGTAAATACTCCTACTACTCCAGCCGGAAAGCCGCAGACTGCACAGCAACCAGTTGTTTCACCTGCTGCTGCAACTggtttgtataattaattcccAATACCCTAACATGTTCGTTACCGCCACCTTTGTTTTGCTTATTACCCCCGTTGTGAAAGTATTCTCTAAATGCAACGTATCCTCCTTcatgaaatgttaaaatttgaCAGAATCACAAACAGGAACAGAAAGCATTCCAGAACTTCCAGCAACAACTGAGAAACCTAAAGTAGTTGTCCAACAAGTTGGGCAACCAAATGTACCCTCCGAAGAGGAGTCGCAGAAAACGAATGTAGCCAATGGTCAACAACCATTACAAACTCTAAAGGAAGGAAGCGACTCTTCaggcaataaatttattttaacaccCGACTATATACAACAAAGTTAGTTGCTAGTcgataatttagttatttagttttttcatattataatttcatgtgATAGCAATTGTTAATCTTTACAGCTATTAAAAATGCTTTGAAACAAGAGAACCTAAATCCAGAAATAGAGGAGAAGCTATTGCAACTACAACGATACCAAGAAAAGCAAATGAAAGGCAGTGTAGAGAATTCGGTAGCCACCAATCAAACTCATACTACGCCCACGATTACAACGCCGCGTGTTCCATCTCGCAAAAGACCAGCACCTTCTAACATTCCAACAACAACTACGCCGACGAGCACACAATCCTCAACAAATGACCAGGATACCGACTGGGAAACGCCGAGAAAGAAACCCgcaataaaacaagaaaatcgTGAAACACCAAAGTAAgtggtattaatattaaaataagtaactatttgttatacaaattaatgatTGTTTCGCACAGGGTACCAAAAGTCGAACAGTCCGAGAGCGAGACGACACCCAAAAATCGTGCAGCAAAGTTGAAAGACAGTCAGGAGTTACGAAGAAAGCAACAAGTGCATTCTCGAATGCAAGTCTTGCTATTTAGACATAAAGAACTACTTAAGAAGGATATCCTAAAAAAGAGAGCATTATTAGAAAAGGAATTGCAAATAGATATTCAAGTAGGTTGtcctaaatattaataaaactcctttttatttcacttggTATATATCATTCGTTTGGTTACAGAAGGATCTGTCGGCAGAATTAGCGTCGAGAACGAAAGCAGAGAGGCACAAGCAAGATGAAGTCAAAGTGGGTAGTGCAAAGCGCAAAGCTAATGCTCAAGTACCTCAACAAGTTAGCCCACCTAACAGAGGAGGAAGGCCAAAGAAGTTTAAAGGGCAAGGAAGTAGTACCACGCCGCCAGGTGCATCAACTGCAGCTACTcctaatagaattaaaaaagagaaattgtaTTGTTTATGCCGAACACCCTATGACGAGACAAAGTGAGCTTTGAAACAcaaatttgtttcatattgCACGcctatattgtttttttttttaaataatcaaaattattttttaacagattCTATGTAGGTTGCGACCTGTGTAATAACTGGTTCCACGGAGACTGTGTTGGTATCACGGAGGAAATGTGTAAAACTCTTTCAGAATTTGTTTGTACCGAGTGCAGACACGCGAGAGATACTCAAGAATTGTATTGTCTCTGTAAACAGCCTTACGACGAATCTCAGTATGTCACGTGCAAACTTTGTTGTGCTTTTTATATCTGATTTTAATTGTAGAATCATTTTATCGATATTTCTATGTGtgtatttatagattttatatatgcTGTGACAAGTGTCAAGATTGGTTCCACGGTCGATGTGTTGGTATACTTCAATCGGAAGCAGAAAATATCGACGAATACGTTTGTCCGAATTGCCAGcgaaattcttctgttaattTTGCTAACATGAAGAATCTGAATGCGAAAGACCTCGATCTCTTGAAGAAACTTATTAAGCAAATACAggtaaagtataaataattgacagTGACTTTCTCAAGGGGAGAAAtagtttcatttctttttgaaGAACATAAAAATCAGTAGTGCATTGTCTTTTATGTCTGAGTAGTATTCTTTTCTAACGTAATCATTGTTATCTATTTGGATTACttgtaattgatattaaaagtGACAATGTTTAGGCACACAAAAGCGCTTGGCCATTTATGGAACCCGTGGATCCAAACGAAGCTCCTGACTACTACAAAGTTATTAAGGAACCAATGGGTAAgtgtatacattattttcctGATCCAAATTAACCATTTGCTTAAAGCCTCTTACTGCTGATCTTTATGCATATTTAATTCGTtgatcgaaaaaaaaatccacatggaaaaactaaaataaaaatataaagatccgcagtctactatGCTTAGCTTTCATATTCcgaattatacaattaatgaaataactaaattacagACTTGCAAACAATAGATTTGAGGATAAACGATAGGTCTTACAAGAAGCTAAGTGAATTCATCGGAGACATGACAAAGATATTCGACAACTGTCGCTATTATAATCCGAAAGAGTCACCGTTCTTCAAATGCGCAGAATCGTTAGAAACATATTTTGTCCATAAGATTAAGAGCTTGAGAGAAAAGTTTTCTGAGGGGAAATAAGTAATCAAACGCGGTAAAACACAAAAGGGAATCATACGTGACAACAGTAACTGAACATCAGTCGTTTAATTTCTGCAGTGAAAAAGAATCGGTTTGTGCCAGTACACGTAGAAAAGAGACATTGAAAGTAGCCATAAGTTCGTAACAATAGGACACATTAGTCCACTATTTATTAGAGTTGTGTGAACAGTTTTGATTTGCCCTCGTGAGAGCGTACTTTATTTGAGTAGTGACACAACAATGAATTTTGGACC
This window harbors:
- the E(bx) gene encoding nucleosome-remodeling factor subunit NURF301 E(bx) isoform X1, which encodes MTGRGSKRRGRPPKSVVMERPKKFQYHLMKKPKYLQNKGSETPNSQPSTPTPSRPSSPVESEESRRSTRTRKSRGPRERHSRKGGHSGSGVYHRRGYNTNVDYNDSEYHYGSDFGDESSEKSEVEEDPLQSDVESSESIEEPDPSSDSDFSLSSYSTTSGTPRKTLLSQQRPPSPEPLWLQNRELPALVLPKSSDDLLVPKEYVMPSLSIYEVLRHFRTLVRLSAFRFEDFCAALICEDQTNLLAEIHTMLIKALLREEDSQQTHFGPLDQKDSVNVSLYFVDPMSWPEVLRSYVESDKCFDENILQILSTCEYPFTSIEDRIKVLQFLTDQFLITNPVREDLLHEGNMHYDDHCRVCHRLGDLLCCETCPAVFHLECVEPPLVDVPTEDWQCSTCKAHKVTGVADCIPDVEKNGSLCRQEHLGFDRHGRKYWFLARRVFVESDDGEVWYYSTPLQLDELLLTLDRTEMEVALYRELSDYKDEIVRQMELTESITNQFKGNKKSYLEVENSLILKLQKERQEKQEKEKEDKKEKQRQEAEDMVRRIHEGSDSLEAQLAAVTDQQDSKSAEESSTKENAPEMVAENVEVDSVDTDLDTANKNVKTSTSSSEEIDEEALDGEDGISKIGKDGKKHTIVTRSKTGSLQPRTFNMDDLKRRPGTQISKEELEKLDKSLKEEGDGTRLTRQKAHQIASGTHLFKLGMDNNFKSYVNQYSTNPIALNKAQRNEERDKKRHLSHKFSLTQASEFKWVGSLTGTRALLVSTLRQTILQLESSIQAPYMHTNWPLLRKPWTTAVGACINPRDFARALIVLQACIKSVVFASVWHDQLGHVKLQRVTALEREEKKRQDKKDKKEREDEEERNRLFNFVKYTLGLKHQVWKQKGEEYRIHGQGGWLWVSASRRYKLSDMTKLGLRTGPQKVMVQIRDQEGLKILALDPPTYDFLIKEYCPAKREENAEVEVKKEIKEEESSKDAMDVSVKQECKAENVKSEPSEDKKNADTATKIDGTDSKSVKQESKMNLSFLAGIKIEKVFTPIKEFEEIDITKALTTNGRLHYPKIAKKTRIDDFLARRTHLKLLEERRLLQTEKSKEQQNQSAGQKTDGESEVDIENNDESDTDGGEHTLQSILTGKQPSKTMSTSAREMLAVIGKRIQHDKAQYANIMRLTKNTSCYSRYCNMTTPPGKIGSTTQSLTSTCYSPICLQKARLKRDLIALLRKANALNNNQSPAALVANTTTAQAQQGAIKTETSDESKEAIKKDLESAVAMATHCKEETPATNVIRDIASPPAKKIKVEPNQKADNDASSENVDVVTTTTSSVVTTTTVTTTQQTVKTVDGVVQSMKENTTSKNSVSFSSEVKTSTGQKTTIVNRRGRTVHRSTVAKELNADGTERVYSAVSTEGKIYLKKVSISLADRKKKRTPVKYPLCSTFCTKNKHRSILLLPQHELRKLARVGGRMPVHGFHHVAKANMSVWPYPCPRPLFKTCWLYRTVGIKSLSAAALQLRILWACLRWDDMATKPLSTDGKHQITTDTEIMSLEILKHRHVGQFLDKAQYLRRKVVIPLELPKQVREVTSIRSGLRKRKRPESPQSTEPQVTEEWVDEDKLELWEIKQYGDRLEKANAQIITRSRSGQPQSAGAGSNRNAGSTAGLGDQLVSGKATPEEIKEKMEQQLRMQRAAHQQKRALETLKSPANSTPTQLVKVTTNSSHDGTVKLVSKVAIPANPNSGTKSQLTSLLTTPTQNKTFIGTRRIYMTKSADGTTKVVSGPTSILPKTQLQTGNQQSLIKLSGQAAPVQQIQQKVQILRGPDGKLQVRGLMPGQQLVQMPDGKLHVLNTGQAITTAPAQTAANSSTTPVKSATTTNATKAAATTNATAGKTSPTKAAANATQQAQAAQQPQTPSQQAVQRPATTVAIATPTTATKNAIVVANTGQLVQGAQVLSTSGQVISGNQIVVTNANLAQQLATGKAQLTTIGGHQVVIRSTPTGNQIVHLNSANSSIIVKNTITPNKQQVPALQTAQTTTATTTGTQSTETTNTAVSSNATTNASVTNTTTSNQTSTAPAPGSVEASLLAGQPPGTVIKCVTAQVIQTTQGPRIVLQGLQGADFTPQQLAMVQQQVKQQLLKAQATTGKQGVLGPTKIYLAVQPAPNSQQAIQSSQSSTTVNTPTTPAGKPQTAQQPVVSPAAATESQTGTESIPELPATTEKPKVVVQQVGQPNVPSEEESQKTNVANGQQPLQTLKEGSDSSGNKFILTPDYIQQTIKNALKQENLNPEIEEKLLQLQRYQEKQMKGSVENSVATNQTHTTPTITTPRVPSRKRPAPSNIPTTTTPTSTQSSTNDQDTDWETPRKKPAIKQENRETPKVPKVEQSESETTPKNRAAKLKDSQELRRKQQVHSRMQVLLFRHKELLKKDILKKRALLEKELQIDIQKDLSAELASRTKAERHKQDEVKVGSAKRKANAQVPQQVSPPNRGGRPKKFKGQGSSTTPPGASTAATPNRIKKEKLYCLCRTPYDETKFYVGCDLCNNWFHGDCVGITEEMCKTLSEFVCTECRHARDTQELYCLCKQPYDESQFYICCDKCQDWFHGRCVGILQSEAENIDEYVCPNCQRNSSVNFANMKNLNAKDLDLLKKLIKQIQAHKSAWPFMEPVDPNEAPDYYKVIKEPMDLQTIDLRINDRSYKKLSEFIGDMTKIFDNCRYYNPKESPFFKCAESLETYFVHKIKSLREKFSEGK